A genomic region of Raphanus sativus cultivar WK10039 chromosome 6, ASM80110v3, whole genome shotgun sequence contains the following coding sequences:
- the LOC108808316 gene encoding probable peroxygenase 7 yields MAPSAASSKIKGGKSGKEGYNALEKHVAFFDRNGDGVIYPWETYQGFRAIGIGRLPSAIAGLFINMGLSKKSRPGKGFSPLFPVEVKNSRFLMHGSHTDAYDKDGRFAESKFDEIFYKHARKHRDALTYKEVLEMLKANRDHKDFGGWIASYGEWKLLYELCKDKDGLLTREAVKGAFDGSIFRKLEKERLSSSHKKKEKRPR; encoded by the exons ATGGCTCCTTCCGCTGCCTCTTCAAAAATTAAAG GAGGAAAATCTGGTAAGGAAGGATATAATGCGTTGGAGAAACATGTAGCCTTCTTCGACAGAAACGGAGACGGCGTCATATATCCGTGGGAAACCTACCAAG GATTTAGAGCGATAGGGATAGGGCGTCTCCCGTCAGCTATTGCTGGCCTCTTCATCAACATGGGCCTTAGCAAGAAATCTCGCCCG GGGAAGGGATTCTCGCCGTTGTTTCCAGTAGAAGTGAAGAATAGTCGCTTTCTCATGCATGGCAGTCACACCGACGCATACGACAAGGACGGAAG ATTTGCGGAATCGAAATTCGACGAGATTTTCTACAAGCATGCTCGCAAACATCGAGATGCTCTCACTTACAAGGAAGTTCTTGAAATGCTTAAGGCTAATAGAGACCATAAAGACTTTGGCGGATG gATTGCATCATACGGAGAATGGAAACTATTATATGAATTATGCAAAGATAAAGATGGTTTATTGACGAGAGAGGCAGTAAAGGGCGCCTTCGATGGCAGCATTTTCAGAAAATTGGAGAAAGAACGATTATCTTCTTCTcataagaagaaagaaaaaagaccaCGTTAA